The following proteins come from a genomic window of bacterium HR17:
- the chlM gene encoding Magnesium-protoporphyrin O-methyltransferase — MEERFRKLFGDMPVTEAPEFTLLPCCYDTLMRDVPYRMWVSYIADVLRRLDAGFRYRRVLELACGTGTIALEFARRGCQVVGVDISEGMVKIARKKAQHMGLTKRTHFVAQDITQLTLPDEPPFDLALCLFDSLNYITEPARLAQVFARTFTHVRPHGYFVFDLNSEFALREHLFDQDNLDEAEAETPLYYFWRSHYDPQTRLCRVDMWFAVRDARGDWQRFKEVHWQRAYTIDEIRQMAENAGWQCVKVLDAYTYQPPHPKSERWYFVLRKNL, encoded by the coding sequence TTCGTAAACTCTTCGGCGATATGCCGGTAACGGAGGCGCCGGAGTTTACGCTGTTGCCCTGCTGCTACGATACGCTGATGCGCGATGTCCCTTACCGCATGTGGGTCAGTTACATCGCCGATGTGCTGCGACGGTTGGATGCGGGGTTCCGCTATCGGCGGGTTTTGGAGTTGGCGTGCGGGACAGGCACGATTGCGTTGGAATTTGCGCGGCGCGGCTGTCAGGTGGTCGGCGTGGACATTTCCGAAGGGATGGTGAAAATCGCCCGAAAAAAAGCGCAACATATGGGCTTAACGAAGCGGACACATTTTGTCGCCCAAGACATCACCCAACTGACGCTGCCCGATGAACCGCCTTTTGACTTGGCGCTGTGCCTCTTTGACAGCCTCAACTACATCACCGAACCTGCCCGATTGGCGCAAGTGTTTGCCCGCACTTTCACCCATGTTCGCCCGCACGGTTACTTCGTCTTTGACCTCAACAGTGAGTTCGCGCTGCGTGAGCACCTGTTTGATCAAGACAACTTGGACGAAGCTGAAGCGGAAACACCCCTTTACTACTTCTGGCGCAGCCATTACGACCCGCAAACCCGTTTATGTCGCGTAGACATGTGGTTTGCCGTCCGCGACGCTCGGGGCGATTGGCAGCGGTTTAAGGAGGTCCATTGGCAACGCGCTTACACCATTGATGAAATTCGCCAGATGGCGGAAAACGCCGGGTGGCAATGCGTCAAGGTGCTGGACGCTTACACTTACCAACCGCCGCACCCCAAAAGCGAACGGTGGTATTTCGTCCTGCGCAAAAACCTGTAA